A region of Ammospiza nelsoni isolate bAmmNel1 chromosome 8, bAmmNel1.pri, whole genome shotgun sequence DNA encodes the following proteins:
- the LOC132076052 gene encoding mucin-2-like isoform X2 encodes MDLHVRLTWLLLLSSTLLAEPASGAWWEQAQTDLNSIWEKFAEWIKEKLEPKDAVQSTVAPTASLPPTTTAEESRTSEIPITPQTASASTSEPNLTPAALEADVTTPAAEILSTRAGATVSPAEPAGVNTPTVSPPAEPADANTPTVSPNAEPVDVKASTAPPNAEPADVTTPTVSPNAEPADATTPTVSPNAEPADANTPTVSPNAEPTTSTASPSTAAVDITTTTVPPSAAPADISPAAAAPTAAPADITPAAAASTAAPADITPAAASTAAAADITTPPAPEGTTPGAAATAEPTTAEIPETASPAASVPPPPETAASVTANPQTNAATTGSAELVPLPNYVKLLLLKYLKSLCQPRRPGMPEVTLEGCVKDPTCGNQPSPGQRLLQLRYGAAVNPRLCLRCKVSGCNAPPPPPPPRPFPGNRFPPLRPFPGNRFPPLRPFPGNRFPPLRPFPGNRFPPLRPFPVNRFPPVRPFPVNRFPPPRPFPWNRRRARRSASDVVIVIVS; translated from the exons ATGGACCTTCACGTGCGTCTCACCTGGCTGCTTCTGCTGAGCTCCACTCTCCTGGCCGAACCAG CAAGTGGAGCCTGGTGGGAACAGGCACAGACAGACCTAAACTCAATATGGGAAAAATTTGCCGAGTGGATTAAAGAAAAATTGGAGCCCAAAG ATGCAGTGCAGTCCACTGTTGCACCGACAG CCTCCCTGCCTCCCACCACCACcgcagaggagagcaggacatCAGAAATCCCAATTACACCACAGACAG CCTCTGCAAGTACTTCAGAACCAAACCTGACACCTGCTGCACTGGAAGCAGATGTGACAACCCCGGCTGCAGAAATCCTTTCCACACGGGCTGGAG CAACAGTCTCTCCTGCTGAACCTGCAGGTGTAAACACAC CAACAGTCTCTCCTCCTGCTGAACCTGCAGATGCAAACACAC CAACAGTCTCTCCTAATGCTGAACCTGTAGATGTAAAAGCAT cAACAGCCCCTCCTAATGCTGAACCTGCAGATGTAACCACAC CAACAGTCTCTCCTAATGCTGAACCTGCAGATGCAACCACAC CAACAGTCTCTCCTAATGCTGAACCTGCAGATGCAAACACAC CAACAGTCTCTCCTAATGCTGAACCTACCACAT CAACAGCCTCCCCTAGTACTGCAGCAGTAGACATCACCACTA CAACAGTCCCTCCTAGTGCTGCACCAGCAGACATTAGCCCTG cagcagcagcacccactgctGCACCAGCAGACATCACCCCTG cagcagcagcatccactGCTGCACCAGCAGACATCACCCCTG cagcagcatccactgctgcagcagcagacatCACCACCC CCCCTGCACCAGAAGGCACaacacctggagcagcag ccacagctgagccCACCACAGCTGAAATCCCAG AGACAGCCTCACCTGCTGCATCAGTCCCTCCACCTCCTGAAACAGCAGCCAGTGTCACTG ccAATCCACAGACAAACGCAGCAACTACAGGCTCAG cagagctcgTTCCCCTGCCTAACTATGTGAAGCTGTTGTTGCTGAAATACCTAAAGAGCCTATGCCAGCCAAGGAGACCTGGGATGCCAGAAGTAACATTGGAAGG gTGTGTAAAGGATCCAACCTGTGGGAATCAGCCTTCACCAGGCCAGAGGCTCCTCCAGCTCCGTTACGGGGCTGCTGTAAACCCCAGACTCTGCCTGAGGTGCAAAGTATCAGGGTGCAATgcaccccctcctcctcctcctcccagacccttcccagggaacaggTTCCCCCCTCTCAGAcccttcccagggaacaggTTCCCCCCTCTCAGAcccttcccagggaacaggTTCCCCCCTCTCAGAcccttcccagggaacaggTTCCCCCCTCTCAGACCCTTCCCAGTGAACAGGTTCCCCCCTGTCAGACCCTTCCCAGTGAACAGGTTCCCTCCTCCCAGACCCTTCCCATGGAACAGGAGAAGAGCCAGGAGAAGCGCAAGCGACGTCGTTATTGTCATCGTCTCCTAG
- the LOC132076052 gene encoding mucin-2-like isoform X1: MDLHVRLTWLLLLSSTLLAEPASGAWWEQAQTDLNSIWEKFAEWIKEKLEPKDAVQSTVAPTASLPPTTTAEESRTSEIPITPQTASASTSEPNLTPAALEADVTTPAAEILSTRAGATVSPAEPAGVNTPTVSPPAEPADANTPTVSPNAEPVDVKASTAPPNAEPADVTTPTVSPNAEPADATTPTVSPNAEPADANTPTVSPNAEPTTSTASPSTAAVDITTTTVPPSAAPADISPAAAAPTAAPADITPAAAASTAAPADITPAAASTAAPADITPAAASTAAAADITTPPAPEGTTPGAAATAEPTTAEIPETASPAASVPPPPETAASVTANPQTNAATTGSAELVPLPNYVKLLLLKYLKSLCQPRRPGMPEVTLEGCVKDPTCGNQPSPGQRLLQLRYGAAVNPRLCLRCKVSGCNAPPPPPPPRPFPGNRFPPLRPFPGNRFPPLRPFPGNRFPPLRPFPGNRFPPLRPFPVNRFPPVRPFPVNRFPPPRPFPWNRRRARRSASDVVIVIVS; encoded by the exons ATGGACCTTCACGTGCGTCTCACCTGGCTGCTTCTGCTGAGCTCCACTCTCCTGGCCGAACCAG CAAGTGGAGCCTGGTGGGAACAGGCACAGACAGACCTAAACTCAATATGGGAAAAATTTGCCGAGTGGATTAAAGAAAAATTGGAGCCCAAAG ATGCAGTGCAGTCCACTGTTGCACCGACAG CCTCCCTGCCTCCCACCACCACcgcagaggagagcaggacatCAGAAATCCCAATTACACCACAGACAG CCTCTGCAAGTACTTCAGAACCAAACCTGACACCTGCTGCACTGGAAGCAGATGTGACAACCCCGGCTGCAGAAATCCTTTCCACACGGGCTGGAG CAACAGTCTCTCCTGCTGAACCTGCAGGTGTAAACACAC CAACAGTCTCTCCTCCTGCTGAACCTGCAGATGCAAACACAC CAACAGTCTCTCCTAATGCTGAACCTGTAGATGTAAAAGCAT cAACAGCCCCTCCTAATGCTGAACCTGCAGATGTAACCACAC CAACAGTCTCTCCTAATGCTGAACCTGCAGATGCAACCACAC CAACAGTCTCTCCTAATGCTGAACCTGCAGATGCAAACACAC CAACAGTCTCTCCTAATGCTGAACCTACCACAT CAACAGCCTCCCCTAGTACTGCAGCAGTAGACATCACCACTA CAACAGTCCCTCCTAGTGCTGCACCAGCAGACATTAGCCCTG cagcagcagcacccactgctGCACCAGCAGACATCACCCCTG cagcagcagcatccactGCTGCACCAGCAGACATCACCCCTG cagcagcatccactGCTGCACCAGCAGACATCACCCCTG cagcagcatccactgctgcagcagcagacatCACCACCC CCCCTGCACCAGAAGGCACaacacctggagcagcag ccacagctgagccCACCACAGCTGAAATCCCAG AGACAGCCTCACCTGCTGCATCAGTCCCTCCACCTCCTGAAACAGCAGCCAGTGTCACTG ccAATCCACAGACAAACGCAGCAACTACAGGCTCAG cagagctcgTTCCCCTGCCTAACTATGTGAAGCTGTTGTTGCTGAAATACCTAAAGAGCCTATGCCAGCCAAGGAGACCTGGGATGCCAGAAGTAACATTGGAAGG gTGTGTAAAGGATCCAACCTGTGGGAATCAGCCTTCACCAGGCCAGAGGCTCCTCCAGCTCCGTTACGGGGCTGCTGTAAACCCCAGACTCTGCCTGAGGTGCAAAGTATCAGGGTGCAATgcaccccctcctcctcctcctcccagacccttcccagggaacaggTTCCCCCCTCTCAGAcccttcccagggaacaggTTCCCCCCTCTCAGAcccttcccagggaacaggTTCCCCCCTCTCAGAcccttcccagggaacaggTTCCCCCCTCTCAGACCCTTCCCAGTGAACAGGTTCCCCCCTGTCAGACCCTTCCCAGTGAACAGGTTCCCTCCTCCCAGACCCTTCCCATGGAACAGGAGAAGAGCCAGGAGAAGCGCAAGCGACGTCGTTATTGTCATCGTCTCCTAG
- the LOC132076052 gene encoding mucin-2-like isoform X3 — protein sequence MDLHVRLTWLLLLSSTLLAEPASGAWWEQAQTDLNSIWEKFAEWIKEKLEPKDAVQSTVAPTASLPPTTTAEESRTSEIPITPQTASASTSEPNLTPAALEADVTTPAAEILSTRAGATVSPAEPAGVNTPTVSPPAEPADANTPTVSPNAEPVDVKASTAPPNAEPADVTTPTVSPNAEPADATTPTVSPNAEPADANTPTVSPNAEPTTSTASPSTAAVDITTTTVPPSAAPADISPAAAAPTAAPADITPAAASTAAPADITPAAASTAAAADITTPPAPEGTTPGAAATAEPTTAEIPETASPAASVPPPPETAASVTANPQTNAATTGSAELVPLPNYVKLLLLKYLKSLCQPRRPGMPEVTLEGCVKDPTCGNQPSPGQRLLQLRYGAAVNPRLCLRCKVSGCNAPPPPPPPRPFPGNRFPPLRPFPGNRFPPLRPFPGNRFPPLRPFPGNRFPPLRPFPVNRFPPVRPFPVNRFPPPRPFPWNRRRARRSASDVVIVIVS from the exons ATGGACCTTCACGTGCGTCTCACCTGGCTGCTTCTGCTGAGCTCCACTCTCCTGGCCGAACCAG CAAGTGGAGCCTGGTGGGAACAGGCACAGACAGACCTAAACTCAATATGGGAAAAATTTGCCGAGTGGATTAAAGAAAAATTGGAGCCCAAAG ATGCAGTGCAGTCCACTGTTGCACCGACAG CCTCCCTGCCTCCCACCACCACcgcagaggagagcaggacatCAGAAATCCCAATTACACCACAGACAG CCTCTGCAAGTACTTCAGAACCAAACCTGACACCTGCTGCACTGGAAGCAGATGTGACAACCCCGGCTGCAGAAATCCTTTCCACACGGGCTGGAG CAACAGTCTCTCCTGCTGAACCTGCAGGTGTAAACACAC CAACAGTCTCTCCTCCTGCTGAACCTGCAGATGCAAACACAC CAACAGTCTCTCCTAATGCTGAACCTGTAGATGTAAAAGCAT cAACAGCCCCTCCTAATGCTGAACCTGCAGATGTAACCACAC CAACAGTCTCTCCTAATGCTGAACCTGCAGATGCAACCACAC CAACAGTCTCTCCTAATGCTGAACCTGCAGATGCAAACACAC CAACAGTCTCTCCTAATGCTGAACCTACCACAT CAACAGCCTCCCCTAGTACTGCAGCAGTAGACATCACCACTA CAACAGTCCCTCCTAGTGCTGCACCAGCAGACATTAGCCCTG cagcagcagcacccactgctGCACCAGCAGACATCACCCCTG cagcagcatccactGCTGCACCAGCAGACATCACCCCTG cagcagcatccactgctgcagcagcagacatCACCACCC CCCCTGCACCAGAAGGCACaacacctggagcagcag ccacagctgagccCACCACAGCTGAAATCCCAG AGACAGCCTCACCTGCTGCATCAGTCCCTCCACCTCCTGAAACAGCAGCCAGTGTCACTG ccAATCCACAGACAAACGCAGCAACTACAGGCTCAG cagagctcgTTCCCCTGCCTAACTATGTGAAGCTGTTGTTGCTGAAATACCTAAAGAGCCTATGCCAGCCAAGGAGACCTGGGATGCCAGAAGTAACATTGGAAGG gTGTGTAAAGGATCCAACCTGTGGGAATCAGCCTTCACCAGGCCAGAGGCTCCTCCAGCTCCGTTACGGGGCTGCTGTAAACCCCAGACTCTGCCTGAGGTGCAAAGTATCAGGGTGCAATgcaccccctcctcctcctcctcccagacccttcccagggaacaggTTCCCCCCTCTCAGAcccttcccagggaacaggTTCCCCCCTCTCAGAcccttcccagggaacaggTTCCCCCCTCTCAGAcccttcccagggaacaggTTCCCCCCTCTCAGACCCTTCCCAGTGAACAGGTTCCCCCCTGTCAGACCCTTCCCAGTGAACAGGTTCCCTCCTCCCAGACCCTTCCCATGGAACAGGAGAAGAGCCAGGAGAAGCGCAAGCGACGTCGTTATTGTCATCGTCTCCTAG
- the LOC132076052 gene encoding mucin-2-like isoform X8 encodes MDLHVRLTWLLLLSSTLLAEPASGAWWEQAQTDLNSIWEKFAEWIKEKLEPKDAVQSTVAPTASLPPTTTAEESRTSEIPITPQTASASTSEPNLTPAALEADVTTPAAEILSTRAGATVSPAEPAGVNTPTVSPNAEPADANTPTVSPNAEPTTSTASPSTAAVDITTTTVPPSAAPADISPAAAAPTAAPADITPAAAASTAAPADITPAAASTAAPADITPAAASTAAAADITTPPAPEGTTPGAAATAEPTTAEIPETASPAASVPPPPETAASVTANPQTNAATTGSAELVPLPNYVKLLLLKYLKSLCQPRRPGMPEVTLEGCVKDPTCGNQPSPGQRLLQLRYGAAVNPRLCLRCKVSGCNAPPPPPPPRPFPGNRFPPLRPFPGNRFPPLRPFPGNRFPPLRPFPGNRFPPLRPFPVNRFPPVRPFPVNRFPPPRPFPWNRRRARRSASDVVIVIVS; translated from the exons ATGGACCTTCACGTGCGTCTCACCTGGCTGCTTCTGCTGAGCTCCACTCTCCTGGCCGAACCAG CAAGTGGAGCCTGGTGGGAACAGGCACAGACAGACCTAAACTCAATATGGGAAAAATTTGCCGAGTGGATTAAAGAAAAATTGGAGCCCAAAG ATGCAGTGCAGTCCACTGTTGCACCGACAG CCTCCCTGCCTCCCACCACCACcgcagaggagagcaggacatCAGAAATCCCAATTACACCACAGACAG CCTCTGCAAGTACTTCAGAACCAAACCTGACACCTGCTGCACTGGAAGCAGATGTGACAACCCCGGCTGCAGAAATCCTTTCCACACGGGCTGGAG CAACAGTCTCTCCTGCTGAACCTGCAGGTGTAAACACAC CAACAGTCTCTCCTAATGCTGAACCTGCAGATGCAAACACAC CAACAGTCTCTCCTAATGCTGAACCTACCACAT CAACAGCCTCCCCTAGTACTGCAGCAGTAGACATCACCACTA CAACAGTCCCTCCTAGTGCTGCACCAGCAGACATTAGCCCTG cagcagcagcacccactgctGCACCAGCAGACATCACCCCTG cagcagcagcatccactGCTGCACCAGCAGACATCACCCCTG cagcagcatccactGCTGCACCAGCAGACATCACCCCTG cagcagcatccactgctgcagcagcagacatCACCACCC CCCCTGCACCAGAAGGCACaacacctggagcagcag ccacagctgagccCACCACAGCTGAAATCCCAG AGACAGCCTCACCTGCTGCATCAGTCCCTCCACCTCCTGAAACAGCAGCCAGTGTCACTG ccAATCCACAGACAAACGCAGCAACTACAGGCTCAG cagagctcgTTCCCCTGCCTAACTATGTGAAGCTGTTGTTGCTGAAATACCTAAAGAGCCTATGCCAGCCAAGGAGACCTGGGATGCCAGAAGTAACATTGGAAGG gTGTGTAAAGGATCCAACCTGTGGGAATCAGCCTTCACCAGGCCAGAGGCTCCTCCAGCTCCGTTACGGGGCTGCTGTAAACCCCAGACTCTGCCTGAGGTGCAAAGTATCAGGGTGCAATgcaccccctcctcctcctcctcccagacccttcccagggaacaggTTCCCCCCTCTCAGAcccttcccagggaacaggTTCCCCCCTCTCAGAcccttcccagggaacaggTTCCCCCCTCTCAGAcccttcccagggaacaggTTCCCCCCTCTCAGACCCTTCCCAGTGAACAGGTTCCCCCCTGTCAGACCCTTCCCAGTGAACAGGTTCCCTCCTCCCAGACCCTTCCCATGGAACAGGAGAAGAGCCAGGAGAAGCGCAAGCGACGTCGTTATTGTCATCGTCTCCTAG
- the LOC132076052 gene encoding mucin-2-like isoform X7 — MDLHVRLTWLLLLSSTLLAEPASGAWWEQAQTDLNSIWEKFAEWIKEKLEPKDAVQSTVAPTASLPPTTTAEESRTSEIPITPQTASASTSEPNLTPAALEADVTTPAAEILSTRAGATVSPAEPAGVNTPTVSPNAEPADATTPTVSPNAEPADANTPTVSPNAEPTTSTASPSTAAVDITTTTVPPSAAPADISPAAAAPTAAPADITPAAAASTAAPADITPAAASTAAPADITPAAASTAAAADITTPPAPEGTTPGAAATAEPTTAEIPETASPAASVPPPPETAASVTANPQTNAATTGSAELVPLPNYVKLLLLKYLKSLCQPRRPGMPEVTLEGCVKDPTCGNQPSPGQRLLQLRYGAAVNPRLCLRCKVSGCNAPPPPPPPRPFPGNRFPPLRPFPGNRFPPLRPFPGNRFPPLRPFPGNRFPPLRPFPVNRFPPVRPFPVNRFPPPRPFPWNRRRARRSASDVVIVIVS; from the exons ATGGACCTTCACGTGCGTCTCACCTGGCTGCTTCTGCTGAGCTCCACTCTCCTGGCCGAACCAG CAAGTGGAGCCTGGTGGGAACAGGCACAGACAGACCTAAACTCAATATGGGAAAAATTTGCCGAGTGGATTAAAGAAAAATTGGAGCCCAAAG ATGCAGTGCAGTCCACTGTTGCACCGACAG CCTCCCTGCCTCCCACCACCACcgcagaggagagcaggacatCAGAAATCCCAATTACACCACAGACAG CCTCTGCAAGTACTTCAGAACCAAACCTGACACCTGCTGCACTGGAAGCAGATGTGACAACCCCGGCTGCAGAAATCCTTTCCACACGGGCTGGAG CAACAGTCTCTCCTGCTGAACCTGCAGGTGTAAACACAC CAACAGTCTCTCCTAATGCTGAACCTGCAGATGCAACCACAC CAACAGTCTCTCCTAATGCTGAACCTGCAGATGCAAACACAC CAACAGTCTCTCCTAATGCTGAACCTACCACAT CAACAGCCTCCCCTAGTACTGCAGCAGTAGACATCACCACTA CAACAGTCCCTCCTAGTGCTGCACCAGCAGACATTAGCCCTG cagcagcagcacccactgctGCACCAGCAGACATCACCCCTG cagcagcagcatccactGCTGCACCAGCAGACATCACCCCTG cagcagcatccactGCTGCACCAGCAGACATCACCCCTG cagcagcatccactgctgcagcagcagacatCACCACCC CCCCTGCACCAGAAGGCACaacacctggagcagcag ccacagctgagccCACCACAGCTGAAATCCCAG AGACAGCCTCACCTGCTGCATCAGTCCCTCCACCTCCTGAAACAGCAGCCAGTGTCACTG ccAATCCACAGACAAACGCAGCAACTACAGGCTCAG cagagctcgTTCCCCTGCCTAACTATGTGAAGCTGTTGTTGCTGAAATACCTAAAGAGCCTATGCCAGCCAAGGAGACCTGGGATGCCAGAAGTAACATTGGAAGG gTGTGTAAAGGATCCAACCTGTGGGAATCAGCCTTCACCAGGCCAGAGGCTCCTCCAGCTCCGTTACGGGGCTGCTGTAAACCCCAGACTCTGCCTGAGGTGCAAAGTATCAGGGTGCAATgcaccccctcctcctcctcctcccagacccttcccagggaacaggTTCCCCCCTCTCAGAcccttcccagggaacaggTTCCCCCCTCTCAGAcccttcccagggaacaggTTCCCCCCTCTCAGAcccttcccagggaacaggTTCCCCCCTCTCAGACCCTTCCCAGTGAACAGGTTCCCCCCTGTCAGACCCTTCCCAGTGAACAGGTTCCCTCCTCCCAGACCCTTCCCATGGAACAGGAGAAGAGCCAGGAGAAGCGCAAGCGACGTCGTTATTGTCATCGTCTCCTAG
- the LOC132076052 gene encoding mucin-2-like isoform X4 has translation MDLHVRLTWLLLLSSTLLAEPASGAWWEQAQTDLNSIWEKFAEWIKEKLEPKDAVQSTVAPTASLPPTTTAEESRTSEIPITPQTASASTSEPNLTPAALEADVTTPAAEILSTRAGATVSPAEPAGVNTPTVSPNAEPVDVKASTAPPNAEPADVTTPTVSPNAEPADATTPTVSPNAEPADANTPTVSPNAEPTTSTASPSTAAVDITTTTVPPSAAPADISPAAAAPTAAPADITPAAAASTAAPADITPAAASTAAPADITPAAASTAAAADITTPPAPEGTTPGAAATAEPTTAEIPETASPAASVPPPPETAASVTANPQTNAATTGSAELVPLPNYVKLLLLKYLKSLCQPRRPGMPEVTLEGCVKDPTCGNQPSPGQRLLQLRYGAAVNPRLCLRCKVSGCNAPPPPPPPRPFPGNRFPPLRPFPGNRFPPLRPFPGNRFPPLRPFPGNRFPPLRPFPVNRFPPVRPFPVNRFPPPRPFPWNRRRARRSASDVVIVIVS, from the exons ATGGACCTTCACGTGCGTCTCACCTGGCTGCTTCTGCTGAGCTCCACTCTCCTGGCCGAACCAG CAAGTGGAGCCTGGTGGGAACAGGCACAGACAGACCTAAACTCAATATGGGAAAAATTTGCCGAGTGGATTAAAGAAAAATTGGAGCCCAAAG ATGCAGTGCAGTCCACTGTTGCACCGACAG CCTCCCTGCCTCCCACCACCACcgcagaggagagcaggacatCAGAAATCCCAATTACACCACAGACAG CCTCTGCAAGTACTTCAGAACCAAACCTGACACCTGCTGCACTGGAAGCAGATGTGACAACCCCGGCTGCAGAAATCCTTTCCACACGGGCTGGAG CAACAGTCTCTCCTGCTGAACCTGCAGGTGTAAACACAC CAACAGTCTCTCCTAATGCTGAACCTGTAGATGTAAAAGCAT cAACAGCCCCTCCTAATGCTGAACCTGCAGATGTAACCACAC CAACAGTCTCTCCTAATGCTGAACCTGCAGATGCAACCACAC CAACAGTCTCTCCTAATGCTGAACCTGCAGATGCAAACACAC CAACAGTCTCTCCTAATGCTGAACCTACCACAT CAACAGCCTCCCCTAGTACTGCAGCAGTAGACATCACCACTA CAACAGTCCCTCCTAGTGCTGCACCAGCAGACATTAGCCCTG cagcagcagcacccactgctGCACCAGCAGACATCACCCCTG cagcagcagcatccactGCTGCACCAGCAGACATCACCCCTG cagcagcatccactGCTGCACCAGCAGACATCACCCCTG cagcagcatccactgctgcagcagcagacatCACCACCC CCCCTGCACCAGAAGGCACaacacctggagcagcag ccacagctgagccCACCACAGCTGAAATCCCAG AGACAGCCTCACCTGCTGCATCAGTCCCTCCACCTCCTGAAACAGCAGCCAGTGTCACTG ccAATCCACAGACAAACGCAGCAACTACAGGCTCAG cagagctcgTTCCCCTGCCTAACTATGTGAAGCTGTTGTTGCTGAAATACCTAAAGAGCCTATGCCAGCCAAGGAGACCTGGGATGCCAGAAGTAACATTGGAAGG gTGTGTAAAGGATCCAACCTGTGGGAATCAGCCTTCACCAGGCCAGAGGCTCCTCCAGCTCCGTTACGGGGCTGCTGTAAACCCCAGACTCTGCCTGAGGTGCAAAGTATCAGGGTGCAATgcaccccctcctcctcctcctcccagacccttcccagggaacaggTTCCCCCCTCTCAGAcccttcccagggaacaggTTCCCCCCTCTCAGAcccttcccagggaacaggTTCCCCCCTCTCAGAcccttcccagggaacaggTTCCCCCCTCTCAGACCCTTCCCAGTGAACAGGTTCCCCCCTGTCAGACCCTTCCCAGTGAACAGGTTCCCTCCTCCCAGACCCTTCCCATGGAACAGGAGAAGAGCCAGGAGAAGCGCAAGCGACGTCGTTATTGTCATCGTCTCCTAG
- the LOC132076052 gene encoding mucin-2-like isoform X5 codes for MDLHVRLTWLLLLSSTLLAEPASGAWWEQAQTDLNSIWEKFAEWIKEKLEPKDAVQSTVAPTASLPPTTTAEESRTSEIPITPQTASASTSEPNLTPAALEADVTTPAAEILSTRAGATVSPAEPAGVNTPTVSPPAEPADANTPTVSPNAEPVDVKASTAPPNAEPADVTTPTVSPNAEPADATTPTVSPNAEPADANTPTVSPNAEPTTSTASPSTAAVDITTTTVPPSAAPADISPAAAAPTAAPADITPAAASTAAAADITTPPAPEGTTPGAAATAEPTTAEIPETASPAASVPPPPETAASVTANPQTNAATTGSAELVPLPNYVKLLLLKYLKSLCQPRRPGMPEVTLEGCVKDPTCGNQPSPGQRLLQLRYGAAVNPRLCLRCKVSGCNAPPPPPPPRPFPGNRFPPLRPFPGNRFPPLRPFPGNRFPPLRPFPGNRFPPLRPFPVNRFPPVRPFPVNRFPPPRPFPWNRRRARRSASDVVIVIVS; via the exons ATGGACCTTCACGTGCGTCTCACCTGGCTGCTTCTGCTGAGCTCCACTCTCCTGGCCGAACCAG CAAGTGGAGCCTGGTGGGAACAGGCACAGACAGACCTAAACTCAATATGGGAAAAATTTGCCGAGTGGATTAAAGAAAAATTGGAGCCCAAAG ATGCAGTGCAGTCCACTGTTGCACCGACAG CCTCCCTGCCTCCCACCACCACcgcagaggagagcaggacatCAGAAATCCCAATTACACCACAGACAG CCTCTGCAAGTACTTCAGAACCAAACCTGACACCTGCTGCACTGGAAGCAGATGTGACAACCCCGGCTGCAGAAATCCTTTCCACACGGGCTGGAG CAACAGTCTCTCCTGCTGAACCTGCAGGTGTAAACACAC CAACAGTCTCTCCTCCTGCTGAACCTGCAGATGCAAACACAC CAACAGTCTCTCCTAATGCTGAACCTGTAGATGTAAAAGCAT cAACAGCCCCTCCTAATGCTGAACCTGCAGATGTAACCACAC CAACAGTCTCTCCTAATGCTGAACCTGCAGATGCAACCACAC CAACAGTCTCTCCTAATGCTGAACCTGCAGATGCAAACACAC CAACAGTCTCTCCTAATGCTGAACCTACCACAT CAACAGCCTCCCCTAGTACTGCAGCAGTAGACATCACCACTA CAACAGTCCCTCCTAGTGCTGCACCAGCAGACATTAGCCCTG cagcagcagcacccactgctGCACCAGCAGACATCACCCCTG cagcagcatccactgctgcagcagcagacatCACCACCC CCCCTGCACCAGAAGGCACaacacctggagcagcag ccacagctgagccCACCACAGCTGAAATCCCAG AGACAGCCTCACCTGCTGCATCAGTCCCTCCACCTCCTGAAACAGCAGCCAGTGTCACTG ccAATCCACAGACAAACGCAGCAACTACAGGCTCAG cagagctcgTTCCCCTGCCTAACTATGTGAAGCTGTTGTTGCTGAAATACCTAAAGAGCCTATGCCAGCCAAGGAGACCTGGGATGCCAGAAGTAACATTGGAAGG gTGTGTAAAGGATCCAACCTGTGGGAATCAGCCTTCACCAGGCCAGAGGCTCCTCCAGCTCCGTTACGGGGCTGCTGTAAACCCCAGACTCTGCCTGAGGTGCAAAGTATCAGGGTGCAATgcaccccctcctcctcctcctcccagacccttcccagggaacaggTTCCCCCCTCTCAGAcccttcccagggaacaggTTCCCCCCTCTCAGAcccttcccagggaacaggTTCCCCCCTCTCAGAcccttcccagggaacaggTTCCCCCCTCTCAGACCCTTCCCAGTGAACAGGTTCCCCCCTGTCAGACCCTTCCCAGTGAACAGGTTCCCTCCTCCCAGACCCTTCCCATGGAACAGGAGAAGAGCCAGGAGAAGCGCAAGCGACGTCGTTATTGTCATCGTCTCCTAG